A single window of Gammaproteobacteria bacterium DNA harbors:
- a CDS encoding methionine adenosyltransferase — MIVVESFRGRPVTDLGVEVVERKGTGHPDTLCDSMMEAISVALCREYLREFGAVLHHNIDKGLLAAGQVDKGFGGGRVLRPMELTIGDRATFTAAGKTIPVAEIAVETARAWLKRHLRHVDPLHHLDTRVMLAPGSAELTDIFARPGAVRAANDTSAAIGYWPPSPTERAVLELEHHLNSPGFKARFPETGEDVKVMGLRHGVALELTVAMPLLAAHIDSEAAYFARKATIGHAMEEFARRFTAFKEITIRHNALDAPGRGQGGVYLSLLGTSAEDADSGQVGRGNRVNGLIALNRPLGAEAVAGKNPVSHVGKIYNVLAHRLAREIQESIAGIREAYVLLLSRIGDPVDRPWMASAQLLLEDGVELDDVRAPVARKIEQALAGMDTFCAELSAGKYPVC, encoded by the coding sequence TCGAGCGCAAGGGGACGGGACATCCGGATACGCTGTGCGATTCGATGATGGAGGCGATCTCTGTCGCGCTGTGCCGGGAATACCTGCGCGAGTTCGGCGCCGTACTGCACCACAATATCGACAAGGGCCTGCTCGCCGCCGGCCAGGTGGACAAGGGCTTCGGCGGCGGACGGGTGCTGCGGCCGATGGAGCTCACCATCGGCGACCGCGCCACCTTCACCGCGGCCGGCAAAACGATCCCCGTCGCCGAGATCGCCGTCGAGACCGCGCGCGCCTGGCTGAAACGGCATCTGCGCCACGTCGATCCGCTGCATCATCTCGACACCCGCGTCATGCTGGCGCCCGGCTCGGCCGAGCTCACTGACATCTTCGCGCGTCCCGGCGCCGTGCGCGCCGCCAACGACACCTCCGCCGCCATCGGCTACTGGCCGCCGAGCCCGACCGAACGCGCGGTGCTGGAACTGGAACATCACCTCAACTCGCCCGGTTTCAAGGCGCGCTTTCCCGAGACCGGCGAGGACGTCAAGGTCATGGGCCTGCGCCACGGCGTTGCGCTCGAGCTGACCGTGGCCATGCCGCTGCTGGCCGCGCATATCGACAGTGAGGCGGCATACTTCGCGCGCAAGGCGACCATTGGACACGCGATGGAGGAATTCGCGCGCCGCTTTACCGCCTTCAAGGAAATAACGATCCGGCACAACGCGCTCGACGCACCCGGCCGGGGCCAGGGCGGCGTCTATCTCAGCCTGCTCGGCACTTCCGCGGAGGACGCCGACTCCGGCCAGGTCGGGCGCGGCAACCGCGTCAACGGCCTCATCGCGCTCAACCGCCCGCTCGGCGCCGAGGCGGTGGCGGGCAAGAACCCGGTCAGCCATGTCGGCAAGATCTACAACGTGCTCGCGCACCGGCTCGCGCGCGAGATCCAGGAAAGCATCGCCGGCATCCGCGAGGCCTACGTGCTGCTGCTGAGCCGCATCGGCGACCCGGTCGACCGGCCGTGGATGGCCTCGGCGCAACTGTTGCTGGAGGATGGCGTCGAACTCGATGACGTGCGCGCGCCGGTCGCGCGGAAGATCGAGCAGGCACTCGCGGGCATGGACACCTTCTGCGCGGAGCTCAGCGCAGGCAAGTATCCGGTGTGCTGA